The Cucumis melo cultivar AY chromosome 6, USDA_Cmelo_AY_1.0, whole genome shotgun sequence genome includes a region encoding these proteins:
- the LOC103493301 gene encoding protein NRT1/ PTR FAMILY 4.3-like, translated as MEMESQKMRDLKGENHPIPSDQDVSVDWRGRPSNPTFHGGMRAAVFVLGMQTFEIMAIAAVGNNLITYLINEMHFSLSKSANIVTNFVGTVFLLALLGGFLSDSYLGSFWTLLIFGFVELSGFILLSVQAHVPQLKPPQCNMLLIRNNNEHECVEAKGVKALIFFVALYLVAIGSGCVKPNLIAHGADQFSTSSQNPSQSKSLSKYFNTAYLAFSIGELIALTLIVWIQTHSGMDVGFGVSAAVMAFGLIILVAGIFYYKNKPPQGPIFIPILQVFVAALLKRKQVCPSNSHTIHHKVALSSQSHSPNLIPTQKFRFLDKACIKSQDGETKESPWRLCTPNQVEQVKILVSLVPIFACTIIFNTILAQLQTFSVQQGSLMNTQLTKSFHIPPASLQSIPYIMLIFIVPLYDTFFVPFARKFTGHTSGISPLKRIGFGLFLSTFSMVAAALMEKRRRDLAVNSNETISIFWITPQFLIFGLSEMFTAVGLIEFFYKQSVKGMQAFLTAMTYCSYSFGFYLSSLLVSLVNKITSSSSNGGWLHENNLNKDRLDLFYWLLAALSLLNFFNYLFWSTWFDEHPSLSEKLQHDDNPRGVEDHHIYNFNSSKNNVDDYVL; from the exons ATGGAAATGGAAAGCCAAAAAATGAGAGATTTGAAGGGGGAGAATCATCCCATCCCATCTGATCAAGATGTCTCTGTTGATTGGAGAGGAAGACCTTCCAACCCCACCTTCCACGGCGGAATGCGAGCAGCCGTCTTTGTTCTCG GGATGCAAACGTTCGAAATAATGGCGATCGCGGCGGTGGGGAACAATCTGATAACATATTTGATAAATGAGATGCACTTTTCACTGTCAAAATCTGCAAACATAGTGACAAACTTTGTTGGGACAGTGTTTCTTTTGGCACTTCTTGGTGGTTTCCTTTCTGATTCTTATCTTGGGAGCTTTTGGACCCTTCTTATCTTTGGCTTTGTTGAACTTTCT GGATTCATATTGCTATCAGTTCAAGCTCACGTGCCACAATTAAAGCCACCACAATGCAATATGTTGTTGATAAGGAACAATAATGAACATGAATGTGTGGAAGCAAAAGGAGTAAAGGCGTTGATATTCTTTGTAGCATTATATTTAGTGGCAATTGGGAGTGGCTGTGTGAAGCCAAACTTGATTGCTCATGGAGCTGATCAGTTCAGTACTTCTTCACAAAATCCAAGTCAATCAAAATCGctttcaaaatatttcaacACAGCTTATTTGGCATTCTCGATTGGAGAACTCATTGCTCTCACTCTTATTGTTTGGATTCAAACTCACTCTGGAATGGACGTTGGATTTGGAGTTTCTGCTGCTGTTATGGCTTTTGGTTTGATCATTTTGGTCGCTGGAATCTTTTACTACAAGAATAAACCTCCTCAAGGACCCATTTTCATCCCTATTCTTCAA GTCTTTGTTGCTGCTCTTTTGAAAAGAAAGCAAGTTTGTCCTTCCAACTCTCATACCATTCATCATAAAGTTGCCTTATCCTCTCAATCTCATTCTCCCAACCTCATTCCCACTCAAAAGTTCAG GTTCTTGGACAAGGCTTGTATCAAAAGCCAAGATGGGGAAACAAAGGAAAGCCCATGGAGATTGTGTACTCCAAATCAAGTTGAGCAAGTGAAGATATTAGTTTCACTTGTCCCAATATTTGCTTGCACAATAATATTCAATACAATATTGGCTCAACTCCAAACATTTTCAGTTCAACAAGGAAGCCTTATGAATACCCAACTTACTAAATCCTTCCACATTCCTCCCGCCTCACTCCAATCCATTCCTTACATTATGCTCATTTTCATTGTCCCTTTGTATGATACTTTCTTTGTCCCGTTTGCTAGAAAGTTTACTGGTCACACCTCCGGGATCTCTCCGTTAAAACGTATCGGTTTCGGTCTCTTTCTCTCCACTTTTTCGATGGTTGCAGCAGCCTTAATGGAGAAAAGGAGAAGAGATTTAGCCGTGAATTCAAATGAGACGATATCGATCTTTTGGATCACCCCACAATTCCTTATTTTTGGGTTATCTGAGATGTTTACAGCAGTCGGACTCATTGAGTTCTTTTATAAACAATCTGTAAAAGGAATGCAAGCGTTTTTAACAGCCATGACATATTGTTCATACTCATTTGGATTCTATCTGAGCTCATTGCTGGTGTCATTGGTAAACAAGATCACATCAAGCTCCTCTAATGGAGGTTGGCTCCATGAAAATAACCTAAACAAAGATAGGCTTGATCTCTTTTACTGGTTGCTGGCTGCACTTAGCTTACTCAATTTCTTTAACTATCTCTTCTGGTCAACATGGTTTGACGAACATCCGTCTCTCTCAGAAAAGCTACAACATGATGACAATCCCCGAGGCGTAGAAGACCATCACATATATAATTTCAATTCGTCCAAGAACAATGTTGATGATTATGTACTTTGA